A window of the Schlesneria paludicola DSM 18645 genome harbors these coding sequences:
- a CDS encoding efflux RND transporter permease subunit: protein MWIVRLALRRPYTFVVMAILIAILGGVTIARMPTDIFPEIDIPVVAVIWTYTGISPDEMETRVVGNYERVLVSTVSGIEHIESQSLNGISVVKIFLQEGVNIDSAISQVVATSQQVLRSMPPGIFPPLVMRYNAANVPIVQVSLGSDSLSEQQLFDYATTGLRPGMATVPGAQIPYPYGGTIRQIMVDIDPEKLYAWKLSPADVSAAVSAQNLIAPSGTAKIGEQEYNVRLNTSPSIVAEIGNLPIKSVGTRTIFIRDVAQIRDGAAPQTNIVRVDGKRGVLQPVLKSGASTLDIVNGVKNRLPSVMATLPESLRATLLSDQSIFVKSSIHGVLVEGAIAAALTGMMILLFLGSWRSTLIVVISIPLSILVSIITLAFLGHTLNVMTLGGLALAVGILVDDATVEIENIHRNLHLGKRLVPAILDGAQQIATPAFVATLCICIVFVPVVFITGAARSLFTPMAMAVVFAMLTSYFLSRTLIPTMTHYLLAAEVEMYGGKSENDSAPHKPVKLGLIWRIHHGFNGYFDKLRDFYGRCLASALAHRSIVVTAFIALVIGSSALLPSLGRDFFPSVDSGQIRMHVRAPAGTRIEETERWFGRIGEVVREIIPPSELRTIIDNIGIPNSGINLALSDGSLMSAADGELLVTLEHHHAPTANYIAKIRTELNKQFPDLTFYFQPPDIVTQVLNFGLAAPIDVQIVGPRVNYEKNFAIAQQIRDRIAEIPGAVDAHLQQVVRTPELNVQADRTLLSQLGMSERDVSNNLLVSLSSSGQAAPNFWLDPKSGVQYPLVVQTPQFKIDSIDALNNTPVTRTNATTQSQLLGNLASVKHAFGPTNVTHYNIAQSFDVLAGVQGTDLGSVSTAIDKILKEIRPTLPRGTTISVRGQVQSMNTSFQGLSSGLVFAVILVYLLMVVNFQSWLDPMIILMALPGAMCGIIWMLFTTQTTISVPSLMGSIMCIGVATANSILMVTFANDQQKAGHSPEDAAWSAGVTRLRPVIMTALAMILGMLPMSLGWGEGGEQNAPLGRAVIGGLMMATFATLFLVPVVYSALRRHPKPVVTEPELVD from the coding sequence ATGTGGATCGTTCGTCTTGCGTTGCGTCGCCCCTATACCTTCGTGGTGATGGCGATCTTAATCGCCATTCTCGGTGGGGTAACGATTGCCCGCATGCCCACCGATATCTTTCCGGAAATCGATATTCCGGTGGTGGCGGTGATCTGGACCTATACGGGAATCTCACCCGACGAAATGGAAACGCGCGTCGTCGGTAATTACGAGCGCGTACTAGTCTCGACCGTCAGTGGTATCGAACACATTGAAAGCCAGTCACTGAACGGCATCAGTGTCGTCAAAATCTTCCTCCAGGAAGGCGTGAACATTGATAGCGCCATCTCCCAGGTGGTCGCGACGTCGCAACAGGTCTTGCGTTCAATGCCTCCAGGCATCTTCCCTCCGTTGGTGATGCGGTACAACGCCGCCAACGTCCCGATCGTGCAGGTCTCGTTGGGAAGTGACAGCCTGTCGGAGCAGCAACTTTTCGATTACGCGACCACGGGTTTACGTCCCGGGATGGCGACCGTTCCCGGTGCCCAGATCCCGTATCCCTATGGTGGAACCATTCGGCAGATCATGGTCGATATTGATCCCGAGAAGCTGTACGCCTGGAAACTCTCGCCAGCCGATGTCTCGGCCGCCGTCTCTGCACAGAACCTAATCGCCCCCTCGGGCACCGCAAAAATCGGCGAGCAAGAATACAACGTACGACTGAACACCAGTCCGTCGATCGTAGCCGAGATTGGAAATCTGCCGATCAAGTCGGTCGGTACGCGCACGATCTTCATTCGCGACGTGGCTCAAATTCGTGACGGCGCTGCGCCGCAGACCAACATCGTACGCGTGGACGGGAAACGCGGCGTGCTTCAACCGGTGTTGAAATCGGGAGCTTCGACGCTGGACATTGTCAACGGGGTGAAGAACCGACTTCCGTCGGTGATGGCAACCCTGCCGGAAAGTTTGCGTGCAACGCTGTTGTCCGACCAATCGATCTTCGTGAAGAGTTCGATCCATGGGGTGCTCGTCGAAGGGGCCATCGCCGCGGCCCTGACAGGCATGATGATCCTGCTTTTCCTCGGCTCGTGGCGCAGTACGCTGATCGTGGTGATTTCAATTCCACTGTCGATTCTCGTCTCGATCATCACACTCGCATTTCTCGGACACACCCTGAACGTGATGACGCTGGGCGGACTGGCTCTCGCCGTGGGGATTCTGGTCGACGATGCGACCGTGGAAATCGAAAACATCCACCGCAATCTTCATTTGGGCAAAAGATTGGTCCCCGCCATTCTCGACGGGGCACAACAGATCGCGACACCTGCGTTCGTCGCGACACTTTGCATCTGCATCGTGTTCGTCCCGGTGGTGTTCATCACCGGTGCCGCTCGATCGCTGTTCACCCCTATGGCAATGGCCGTGGTGTTCGCGATGCTCACCAGTTATTTCCTGAGCCGAACGCTGATCCCCACGATGACTCATTACCTGCTGGCCGCGGAAGTCGAGATGTATGGCGGCAAATCGGAAAACGATTCTGCCCCGCATAAGCCTGTGAAACTGGGATTGATCTGGCGAATCCATCATGGATTCAACGGCTACTTCGACAAGCTGCGCGACTTTTACGGACGATGCCTCGCCAGCGCACTGGCGCATCGATCGATCGTCGTCACAGCCTTTATCGCACTGGTCATTGGATCGTCAGCGCTGCTACCAAGCCTGGGACGAGATTTCTTTCCGAGCGTCGATTCCGGCCAGATTCGGATGCACGTGCGAGCCCCTGCTGGAACGCGAATCGAAGAAACCGAACGTTGGTTCGGGCGAATCGGCGAAGTCGTGCGCGAGATTATTCCGCCATCGGAACTCAGGACGATCATCGACAATATCGGAATTCCAAACAGTGGTATTAACCTTGCCTTGAGCGACGGTTCGCTGATGTCCGCCGCCGACGGTGAATTGCTCGTCACACTCGAACATCATCACGCTCCGACGGCCAATTACATCGCAAAAATCCGTACTGAACTGAACAAACAATTTCCCGACTTGACCTTCTACTTCCAGCCCCCAGATATCGTGACGCAGGTATTGAACTTTGGTTTGGCGGCCCCCATCGACGTTCAGATTGTCGGTCCGCGTGTGAACTATGAGAAAAACTTCGCGATTGCCCAGCAGATCCGCGATCGAATTGCGGAGATTCCCGGTGCCGTCGATGCCCACTTGCAGCAGGTTGTGCGAACCCCCGAGCTGAATGTCCAGGCGGACCGCACGCTGCTGAGCCAGTTGGGCATGTCGGAACGCGATGTATCGAACAATCTGCTGGTCTCGTTGAGTTCCAGCGGACAGGCCGCACCAAACTTCTGGCTTGATCCGAAATCGGGCGTTCAGTATCCGCTCGTGGTGCAGACGCCGCAGTTCAAAATCGACTCGATCGACGCGTTGAACAATACGCCCGTGACACGAACCAACGCGACGACGCAGTCACAGTTGCTGGGGAACCTTGCCAGTGTGAAGCACGCATTCGGACCGACCAACGTCACGCACTACAATATTGCTCAAAGCTTCGACGTGCTCGCCGGAGTGCAAGGCACAGACCTGGGAAGCGTTTCAACGGCCATCGACAAGATATTGAAAGAAATTCGCCCCACGCTTCCCCGCGGGACGACGATCTCGGTGCGAGGTCAGGTTCAAAGTATGAACACCTCTTTCCAGGGACTTAGCAGTGGTCTTGTCTTCGCGGTGATCCTGGTTTACCTGCTGATGGTTGTCAATTTTCAGTCCTGGCTCGACCCGATGATCATCCTTATGGCCCTACCCGGGGCCATGTGCGGAATCATCTGGATGCTGTTCACCACCCAAACCACCATCAGCGTCCCCTCGTTGATGGGATCGATCATGTGCATCGGGGTCGCCACCGCGAACTCGATCTTGATGGTCACGTTTGCCAATGATCAGCAGAAGGCGGGCCATAGCCCTGAAGACGCGGCCTGGTCCGCTGGAGTGACCCGATTGCGTCCGGTGATCATGACCGCTCTTGCCATGATCCTGGGGATGCTGCCGATGTCACTGGGATGGGGCGAAGGCGGAGAACAGAATGCCCCACTGGGACGAGCC